The Megasphaera stantonii genome includes a window with the following:
- a CDS encoding cation diffusion facilitator family transporter encodes MIESIIRLCIKDYENTADKKVREKYSILGGLLGIICNLFLFASKFAVGMMSNSIAILSDAFNNLTDMGSSAISIISAKLSNRPPDKDHPFGHGRFEYLASLTIGMIILVVGYKLCETSIAKFFAPEPMEISYWSIGVLILSIAVKGWMYYYNRYIGKKINSGVNEATAADSINDAIATTGVLVATIAQQFTTLPVDAAAGTLIGLMIIYAGYGIVREVVNILLGQAPDEQLVKEIVQMALQCDYVVGVHDIKIHDYGPGRMFGSLHAEIPDTADLVEVHAALDVLEDEIQEKFQIEFSIHMDPLCTDQQVITQTRRLLDTFIQKEYPQYHTDNLRITSGKVRLNIICDLHIPPQEYTKKHIRAIRKHISEAMKQYGERYHIVLARILPEGQTK; translated from the coding sequence ATGATAGAGTCAATCATACGCCTCTGCATAAAAGATTATGAAAATACGGCAGATAAAAAGGTCCGGGAAAAGTACAGCATTCTCGGCGGCCTCTTGGGCATCATCTGCAACCTCTTTTTATTTGCCAGCAAATTTGCCGTCGGCATGATGTCCAACAGTATCGCCATCTTATCCGATGCCTTCAACAACCTGACGGACATGGGGTCGTCGGCCATTTCCATTATCAGCGCCAAGCTGAGCAACCGCCCGCCCGATAAGGATCACCCCTTCGGCCACGGCCGGTTTGAATATTTAGCGTCCCTGACGATCGGCATGATTATCCTCGTCGTCGGCTACAAGCTGTGCGAAACGTCGATTGCCAAGTTCTTCGCGCCGGAGCCGATGGAAATTTCCTACTGGAGCATCGGCGTCCTCATCTTGTCTATCGCCGTAAAGGGCTGGATGTACTACTATAACCGCTACATCGGCAAAAAAATCAACTCCGGCGTCAACGAAGCCACGGCAGCCGACAGCATCAACGACGCCATCGCCACGACAGGCGTCCTGGTCGCGACGATTGCCCAGCAATTTACGACCCTGCCCGTCGACGCCGCCGCCGGGACCCTCATCGGCCTCATGATCATCTACGCCGGATACGGCATCGTAAGAGAAGTCGTCAACATTCTCCTCGGCCAGGCTCCCGATGAACAGCTCGTCAAGGAAATCGTCCAGATGGCCCTGCAGTGCGATTACGTCGTAGGCGTCCACGACATCAAGATCCACGACTACGGCCCGGGGCGCATGTTCGGCTCTCTTCACGCTGAAATCCCCGACACGGCTGATTTAGTCGAAGTCCACGCGGCTTTAGACGTACTGGAAGACGAAATCCAGGAAAAATTCCAAATCGAGTTCAGCATCCACATGGACCCCTTGTGTACGGACCAGCAGGTCATCACGCAGACGCGCCGCTTGCTGGATACGTTCATCCAAAAGGAATACCCCCAGTACCATACGGACAACCTCCGCATCACGTCGGGAAAGGTCCGCCTCAACATCATCTGCGACCTCCATATCCCGCCGCAGGAATACACGAAGAAGCACATCCGCGCCATACGGAAGCACATTTCCGAAGCGATGAAGCAGTACGGAGAACGGTACCACATCGTCCTAGCCCGCATCCTGCCGGAAGGACAAACAAAATAA
- a CDS encoding xanthine dehydrogenase family protein molybdopterin-binding subunit: protein MKAVNQPIMKKDAVSLVTGQPVYTEDIAPKDCLVVKALRSPHAHAWVKSVQADAAKKVPGIACIVTADDVPHTRFTIAGQTYPELSPYDKLILDKHIRYVGDPVALVAGVTEEAVDKALRIIRVEYDVLEPLLDFTKAKDNPIVVHPEEDWNPVVDVGGDNKRNLVAQAEENWGDVEGTLASSDIVIDRTYHTKQVQQSMMETFRAYSYKDMYGRLTIVSSTQVPFHVRRIVATALEIPKSQVRVIKPRIGGGFGAKQTAVMEVYPAVITHITGKPAMMIYTREESMTVSSPRHEAAVHVKVGASKDGRIRVISVESLWNAGAYGDHSPTTVTLSGHKSIPLYNQFEAFRFAYEAVYTNTIAAGAYRGYGATQGIFALESAVNELAAALQMDPVELRLKNMVRQGETMPAYFDETALSCTLDQCLLRVKDMIGWDEKYPRKVLPNGHIRSVGLSLAMQGSSISNVDVASVTIKVNDDGFYSLNIGATDMGTGCDTILAQIAAECLQCPVDNIVTYGVDTDTSPYDSGSYASSTTYLTGKAVEKTCQTLIQRMKERAALVLKPAAIEDLDFTGEAIVDVVSGKAITIKDLGNGAMCGNEIALEATESHYSPTSPPPYMAGAAEIDLDPETGHIELVDFAAVVDCGTVINPALARVQVEGGLVQGIGMALMEDVTITETGRIQQNSFMQYRIPSRMDLGSIRVEFAPSYEPNGPFGAKSIGEIVINTPSPAIADAVYNAVGVRFTDLPITAEKVYMTLKHKQ from the coding sequence ATGAAAGCAGTCAATCAGCCTATTATGAAGAAAGACGCCGTCAGCCTGGTTACGGGCCAGCCGGTGTATACGGAGGACATCGCGCCGAAGGACTGCCTGGTCGTCAAGGCCCTGCGCAGCCCCCATGCCCACGCCTGGGTCAAGTCGGTGCAGGCTGACGCGGCGAAAAAGGTGCCGGGAATCGCCTGCATCGTCACGGCCGACGACGTGCCTCATACGAGGTTTACCATTGCCGGCCAGACCTATCCCGAATTGAGCCCCTACGATAAGCTCATCCTGGATAAGCATATCCGCTATGTCGGGGATCCGGTGGCCCTCGTTGCCGGCGTGACCGAAGAGGCCGTCGACAAGGCGCTGCGGATTATCCGCGTCGAATACGACGTATTAGAGCCTCTTCTCGATTTTACGAAAGCGAAGGATAACCCCATCGTCGTCCATCCGGAAGAGGACTGGAATCCCGTCGTCGACGTCGGCGGCGACAACAAGCGCAACCTCGTGGCCCAGGCCGAAGAAAACTGGGGCGACGTCGAAGGGACGCTGGCTTCGTCGGACATCGTCATCGACCGGACGTACCACACCAAGCAGGTGCAGCAGTCTATGATGGAAACCTTCCGGGCCTATTCGTATAAGGATATGTACGGACGCCTGACGATCGTCAGCTCGACGCAGGTTCCCTTCCACGTGCGGCGCATCGTCGCGACGGCCCTGGAAATTCCTAAATCGCAGGTCCGGGTTATCAAGCCGCGCATCGGCGGCGGCTTCGGCGCGAAGCAGACCGCCGTCATGGAAGTGTATCCGGCTGTCATTACCCATATTACGGGCAAGCCGGCCATGATGATTTACACCCGCGAAGAATCGATGACCGTATCGTCGCCGCGCCATGAGGCGGCCGTTCACGTCAAGGTCGGCGCCTCTAAGGACGGGCGTATCCGCGTCATTTCCGTCGAATCCTTGTGGAATGCCGGCGCCTACGGAGACCATAGCCCGACGACGGTTACCCTTTCGGGGCACAAATCCATTCCGTTGTATAACCAATTTGAAGCCTTCCGCTTTGCCTATGAAGCGGTGTATACTAATACGATTGCCGCCGGAGCATACCGGGGCTACGGCGCGACGCAGGGCATCTTCGCCCTCGAATCGGCTGTCAACGAACTGGCGGCGGCCCTGCAGATGGACCCCGTCGAGCTGCGGCTGAAAAACATGGTCCGCCAGGGCGAAACGATGCCGGCTTACTTCGATGAAACGGCCCTGAGCTGTACGCTGGACCAGTGCCTGCTTCGCGTAAAGGATATGATCGGCTGGGATGAAAAATATCCGAGAAAGGTCCTGCCGAACGGCCATATCCGCAGCGTCGGCCTGTCGCTGGCCATGCAGGGCTCGAGCATTTCCAACGTCGACGTAGCCTCCGTTACGATCAAGGTCAACGACGACGGCTTCTATTCCCTTAATATCGGCGCGACGGATATGGGTACGGGGTGCGACACCATATTGGCCCAGATTGCCGCTGAGTGCCTGCAATGTCCCGTCGACAACATCGTGACGTACGGCGTCGACACGGATACGTCGCCGTACGACAGCGGTTCCTATGCCTCGTCTACGACGTACTTGACCGGCAAGGCTGTGGAAAAGACCTGCCAGACCTTGATTCAGCGCATGAAGGAACGGGCGGCCTTGGTACTGAAGCCGGCTGCCATAGAGGATTTGGACTTTACGGGCGAAGCGATTGTCGACGTCGTTTCGGGCAAGGCCATTACCATCAAGGATTTGGGCAACGGTGCCATGTGCGGCAATGAAATCGCCTTGGAAGCGACGGAATCCCATTACTCGCCGACGTCGCCGCCGCCGTATATGGCCGGGGCCGCTGAAATCGACTTAGACCCCGAGACGGGCCATATTGAGCTCGTCGACTTTGCCGCCGTCGTCGACTGCGGTACCGTCATCAATCCGGCCTTGGCCCGCGTGCAGGTCGAAGGCGGTCTGGTCCAGGGTATCGGCATGGCCCTCATGGAAGACGTGACGATTACTGAGACAGGACGCATTCAGCAGAATTCGTTCATGCAGTACCGCATTCCCAGCCGCATGGATTTAGGCAGCATCCGCGTAGAATTTGCGCCCAGCTACGAGCCTAACGGCCCCTTCGGTGCAAAATCTATCGGCGAAATCGTCATCAACACGCCGTCTCCGGCCATCGCCGACGCTGTATACAATGCCGTCGGCGTCCGCTTTACGGACCTTCCCATTACGGCGGAAAAAGTATATATGACTTTGAAGCATAAACAATAA
- a CDS encoding (2Fe-2S)-binding protein yields MNITYWLNGIKQSDEIEAGTMLLDFLRSKGCYSVKCGCETTNCGLCTVWIDEKPVLSCAVLAARIDGKQVTTLEGLQEEATEFAMYMGREGADQCGFCNPGFVMNVLAMARELEAPTEEEIKEYLAGNLCRCTGYVGHMRAIRDYLQAKGKAVQE; encoded by the coding sequence ATGAATATAACCTATTGGCTTAACGGAATAAAACAAAGCGATGAAATCGAAGCCGGCACAATGCTCCTCGATTTCCTGCGCTCCAAAGGCTGCTACAGCGTAAAATGCGGCTGCGAGACGACGAACTGTGGCCTGTGTACGGTGTGGATCGACGAAAAGCCCGTCTTGTCCTGCGCCGTCCTGGCTGCCCGTATCGACGGCAAGCAGGTGACGACGCTGGAAGGGCTGCAGGAGGAAGCGACGGAGTTCGCCATGTACATGGGACGCGAAGGCGCCGACCAGTGCGGCTTCTGCAATCCCGGCTTCGTCATGAACGTCCTGGCTATGGCCCGCGAGCTGGAAGCGCCGACGGAAGAGGAAATCAAGGAGTACCTGGCCGGCAATTTGTGCCGATGCACGGGATACGTCGGCCACATGCGGGCGATACGAGATTATTTGCAGGCTAAGGGAAAGGCGGTGCAGGAATGA
- a CDS encoding FAD binding domain-containing protein: MHIAQYTKAQTLAEAWELHQKKGSVVLGGCCWLRLSPQRIIRQAVDISALPLYDIEERETEFRIGAMVSLRDLELCPSFAAYTQGASKEALRHIVGVQFRNLATIGGSLCGRFGFSDVLTLLLALDASVVLYKGGEIKLADFAEAGPGSDILTHVVVPKTNRHTAYASLRLNATDFPVLACAVSCTAAEVRCAVGARPARAKVLCTARDEAERAGAEETARQWADALTYQSNTRGSAEYRRDMAEVLCRRLLKQVLEESK, encoded by the coding sequence ATGCATATTGCGCAATACACGAAAGCGCAGACCTTGGCTGAGGCTTGGGAGCTCCATCAGAAAAAGGGCTCCGTCGTCCTCGGAGGCTGCTGCTGGCTGCGCTTGTCGCCGCAGCGCATCATACGGCAGGCCGTCGATATATCGGCCCTGCCGCTGTATGATATAGAGGAAAGGGAAACAGAATTCCGCATCGGAGCTATGGTTTCGCTGCGGGACCTGGAGCTTTGCCCGTCTTTCGCCGCCTATACGCAGGGCGCTTCCAAGGAAGCGTTGCGCCATATCGTAGGCGTGCAGTTCCGCAACTTGGCTACCATTGGCGGCAGCCTGTGCGGCCGCTTCGGCTTTTCCGACGTGCTGACGCTGCTGCTGGCCTTAGACGCCAGCGTCGTCTTGTACAAAGGCGGCGAGATCAAGCTGGCCGATTTTGCCGAAGCCGGGCCGGGGAGCGATATCCTGACGCACGTCGTCGTGCCTAAGACAAACCGGCATACGGCCTATGCGTCGCTGCGGCTCAACGCGACAGATTTTCCCGTTCTTGCCTGCGCCGTTTCCTGTACGGCTGCCGAAGTACGCTGCGCCGTCGGCGCTCGTCCGGCCAGAGCGAAGGTTCTTTGTACAGCGAGGGACGAAGCGGAACGGGCCGGCGCAGAAGAAACGGCGCGGCAATGGGCCGACGCGCTGACCTACCAGTCCAATACGCGCGGCTCGGCAGAGTATCGCCGCGATATGGCCGAGGTCTTGTGCCGCCGGCTGTTGAAGCAGGTCTTGGAGGAGAGTAAATGA
- the phnX gene encoding phosphonoacetaldehyde hydrolase, translating into MKWEGIIFDWAGTTVDFGSMAPVVVFREIFAKRGIAVTNEEIRRPMGMLKWNHIQAMLDMPRIRGEWRRRFRSEPQDWDVDTLYDDFEPMLLALLARGTEVKPYVADTTAELRRRGYQIGSTTGYTNIMMKSVVKAAAAQGYEADFWITPDSVSGFGRPYPYMIFRNMEHFKWQQTSRVLKVGDTVTDILEGKHAGVKTAGIIVGSSVMGLSREEYDSLTEGERQAACEQARAVYEEAGADYVLHDIRDILRIAE; encoded by the coding sequence ATGAAGTGGGAAGGAATTATTTTCGATTGGGCCGGTACGACTGTCGATTTCGGGTCGATGGCTCCGGTCGTCGTCTTTCGGGAAATTTTTGCCAAACGGGGCATTGCCGTGACAAATGAGGAAATCCGCCGGCCAATGGGCATGCTGAAGTGGAATCATATTCAGGCGATGCTGGACATGCCGCGGATCCGCGGCGAATGGCGGCGGCGGTTCCGTAGCGAGCCGCAGGACTGGGACGTCGATACGTTGTACGACGATTTTGAGCCGATGCTGCTTGCTCTATTGGCCCGGGGGACGGAGGTCAAACCGTATGTGGCTGACACGACAGCCGAGCTGCGACGCCGGGGCTATCAAATCGGCAGTACGACGGGTTATACGAATATTATGATGAAATCCGTCGTTAAGGCTGCTGCCGCGCAGGGCTATGAAGCGGATTTCTGGATTACGCCGGACAGCGTATCCGGTTTTGGCCGGCCCTACCCGTATATGATTTTCCGCAATATGGAGCATTTCAAGTGGCAGCAGACGAGCCGGGTGTTGAAAGTCGGCGACACGGTGACGGACATCCTGGAAGGAAAGCATGCCGGCGTCAAGACGGCGGGCATCATCGTCGGCAGTTCTGTCATGGGGCTGAGCCGGGAAGAGTACGACAGCCTGACGGAAGGCGAACGGCAGGCGGCCTGCGAGCAGGCGCGCGCCGTATACGAAGAGGCCGGAGCAGATTATGTGCTTCACGATATACGGGATATATTAAGAATAGCGGAATAA
- a CDS encoding DeoR/GlpR family DNA-binding transcription regulator — protein sequence MIQEERKHIILQELSRTSVVKLEDLSQQLNVSIDTVRRDLKALDRAGLVQYIRGGAKAVHESHQFAHFNGRKVIHNELKREAARKAVQLIQPNDLVMLNSGTTTTILAEEIAQVDLTCSIVTNNIAAAEAAAANPKCRIHLLGGDWDGAEQSTWGSRCLREAETYFPDICFLAVNSLDVQAGLTDFRFREIPIMQAMARNAWKTYAVMDSTKLDRLAKKQVFPLSQTPVVIMDSDIGTDDLQRYKDGGIEIQ from the coding sequence ATGATTCAGGAAGAACGCAAGCATATTATTTTGCAGGAACTGAGCCGTACCTCCGTCGTCAAGCTAGAAGATTTGTCCCAGCAGCTGAACGTATCGATCGATACGGTACGGCGCGACCTGAAGGCCTTAGACCGGGCCGGTTTGGTTCAATATATACGCGGCGGCGCCAAAGCCGTCCACGAGTCTCATCAATTCGCCCATTTCAACGGCCGCAAGGTCATACACAACGAGCTCAAGCGGGAAGCCGCCCGCAAGGCCGTACAGCTCATTCAGCCCAACGATCTGGTCATGCTCAATTCCGGCACGACGACGACGATTTTAGCTGAAGAAATCGCCCAGGTCGACCTTACGTGTTCCATCGTGACCAACAACATCGCCGCAGCCGAGGCCGCCGCAGCCAATCCGAAATGCCGCATCCACCTTCTCGGCGGCGATTGGGACGGGGCAGAGCAGTCCACCTGGGGAAGCCGCTGCCTTCGCGAAGCGGAAACGTATTTCCCCGATATCTGCTTTTTGGCCGTCAATTCGCTGGATGTGCAGGCCGGCCTGACAGATTTCCGTTTCCGTGAAATCCCCATCATGCAGGCCATGGCCCGCAACGCTTGGAAAACCTACGCCGTCATGGATTCTACCAAGCTGGACCGCCTGGCCAAAAAGCAGGTCTTCCCCCTGTCGCAGACGCCTGTCGTCATCATGGACAGCGATATCGGGACAGACGACCTGCAGCGCTACAAGGACGGCGGCATTGAAATCCAATGA
- a CDS encoding BMP family protein, with the protein MKVSLKKSVLLLACAACFPAFAQGAVVETASPEAATAPEITVLLPGKAHDNGFMEAGYRGYERIAKGVTANVKCVSDVSATSDAAVLTAELQKLAKEQPKLIIGHGGQMNGPVSAVSKEYPQIQFVVIQGSVKGDNISSYVVDQEQSAFLAGALAGYMTKTGKVGHISGAWPKPGLQARAAFYNGVKYANPHAQFYSTFTGDLDNMKVNAKAAEAQIGEGVDVIYTMLNSGRSAVNQVIAKTNGQVLEIGNVIDWTKESPIFVGSAVADSSEALFNAAKDYKAGALTHDITKIGLEKPDIVRLAVAPFVPAEAVNRLHDLHQKVVSGEVQISTTYDGPEFDPATKTFVSQDAKNQRKAKK; encoded by the coding sequence ATGAAAGTATCATTGAAAAAATCCGTACTTCTGTTAGCATGTGCAGCCTGCTTCCCCGCCTTTGCCCAGGGAGCCGTCGTCGAAACGGCCAGCCCGGAGGCAGCGACGGCTCCGGAAATCACGGTGCTCCTGCCCGGCAAGGCCCACGACAACGGCTTTATGGAAGCGGGCTACCGCGGCTACGAACGCATTGCCAAGGGCGTCACGGCGAATGTAAAATGCGTCTCCGACGTGTCTGCCACATCCGACGCCGCCGTCCTGACAGCAGAGCTGCAGAAATTAGCCAAGGAACAGCCGAAGCTGATTATCGGCCACGGCGGGCAGATGAACGGCCCCGTCTCCGCCGTCAGCAAGGAGTATCCGCAAATCCAGTTCGTCGTCATCCAGGGCAGCGTAAAGGGCGACAACATCAGCAGCTACGTCGTCGACCAGGAACAGTCAGCCTTCTTAGCCGGCGCGCTGGCCGGCTATATGACAAAGACCGGCAAGGTCGGCCACATTTCCGGTGCCTGGCCCAAACCGGGCCTTCAAGCCCGGGCAGCATTCTACAACGGCGTAAAGTACGCCAATCCCCACGCCCAGTTCTATTCGACCTTCACGGGCGACCTGGATAATATGAAGGTAAACGCTAAAGCGGCGGAAGCGCAGATCGGAGAAGGCGTCGACGTCATCTATACGATGCTCAACAGCGGGCGCAGCGCCGTCAACCAGGTCATCGCCAAGACCAACGGACAGGTATTGGAAATCGGCAACGTCATCGACTGGACGAAAGAATCGCCTATTTTCGTCGGATCAGCCGTCGCTGACTCCAGCGAAGCCCTGTTCAACGCGGCAAAGGATTACAAAGCCGGCGCCCTGACCCACGATATTACGAAAATCGGCCTGGAAAAGCCGGATATCGTCCGCTTAGCCGTCGCGCCCTTCGTTCCGGCCGAAGCCGTCAACAGGTTACACGACCTGCACCAAAAAGTCGTGTCCGGCGAAGTGCAGATCAGCACGACCTACGACGGTCCGGAATTTGATCCGGCAACCAAGACCTTTGTCAGCCAGGATGCCAAAAACCAGCGCAAAGCTAAGAAATAA
- a CDS encoding serine dehydratase subunit alpha family protein: protein MMNETAMTRLLQLLRSDMQPALGVTEPGAIAFAAAKSREYVSGEVTKVEVILNSGMYKNAFTCGIPHSSAVGNIYAAALGVVAGDAALGLEALAHVDDRANAEAQKMVDAGIVSVRVGAIASDIYIEASVYSASDCCTVTIAHTHTNIVQIVVNGQAVFQQDAGRETEDAGEEGAVIHDYTLAELCEFIQAVPIEQIAFIQQAYDMNLALFHEGLRHSRTTFVKELWKLNGCQLISKDEAATAQLLCSGAIEARVLGLDKPAMSITGSGAHGLICTMPLYAVSQIRGYSKERLLRATALSYLITMYIKEYSGRLSAFCGCAIAAGTGMACALAWLKGGDLAVMERVVANMAASITGMICDGGNQGCTMKGVTAVDTAFRSVRFALSGVGVDPVHGVLGSTPEDTFRYMGCIASPGMVGTEQTMIDILKDKSQKGNRMS, encoded by the coding sequence ATGATGAATGAGACGGCAATGACTCGGCTGCTTCAGCTGCTGCGCAGCGATATGCAGCCGGCTTTAGGCGTTACCGAGCCGGGAGCGATTGCTTTTGCAGCGGCCAAATCCAGGGAGTACGTTTCGGGAGAGGTTACGAAGGTTGAGGTCATACTGAACTCGGGAATGTACAAGAATGCATTTACATGCGGCATTCCCCATTCCTCAGCTGTAGGAAACATATATGCAGCAGCGCTGGGCGTTGTTGCCGGCGATGCCGCTTTAGGCCTGGAGGCCTTGGCGCATGTAGATGACCGTGCGAATGCAGAAGCCCAAAAGATGGTCGATGCAGGAATCGTATCTGTCCGTGTCGGCGCAATTGCATCGGACATTTATATTGAAGCCTCCGTATACTCGGCATCGGACTGCTGTACGGTGACAATTGCCCACACTCATACGAATATTGTGCAGATAGTTGTCAACGGCCAGGCCGTATTTCAGCAGGATGCAGGACGGGAGACAGAAGACGCTGGAGAAGAAGGCGCTGTTATTCACGATTATACCTTAGCTGAACTGTGCGAGTTTATTCAAGCTGTGCCTATAGAGCAGATTGCCTTTATTCAGCAGGCTTATGACATGAATCTGGCCTTATTCCACGAAGGGCTTCGGCATAGCCGGACTACCTTTGTCAAGGAGTTATGGAAGCTGAACGGCTGTCAGCTTATTTCGAAAGACGAGGCGGCGACGGCCCAGCTGCTGTGCAGCGGCGCTATTGAGGCCCGTGTATTGGGACTTGACAAGCCGGCCATGAGCATTACCGGCTCTGGAGCGCACGGCCTTATCTGCACGATGCCTCTGTATGCCGTCAGTCAGATACGGGGATATTCGAAGGAACGGCTTCTGCGGGCGACGGCGCTGAGCTATTTGATTACCATGTATATCAAGGAATATTCCGGCCGCTTGTCAGCGTTCTGCGGCTGCGCTATTGCTGCCGGCACGGGCATGGCCTGCGCCCTGGCCTGGCTGAAGGGCGGCGATTTAGCCGTCATGGAGCGCGTTGTCGCCAATATGGCGGCCAGCATTACAGGCATGATCTGCGACGGCGGAAATCAGGGCTGCACGATGAAGGGCGTCACCGCTGTCGATACGGCGTTCCGCTCGGTACGCTTTGCTTTGTCGGGCGTCGGCGTCGACCCCGTTCACGGCGTATTGGGTTCGACGCCGGAGGACACGTTCCGCTACATGGGCTGTATTGCTTCGCCGGGTATGGTCGGAACGGAGCAGACGATGATCGATATCTTAAAGGATAAATCGCAGAAGGGAAATCGTATGTCCTAA
- the pepT gene encoding peptidase T translates to MMHDTGRELVERFFRYVSIPSQSHDNGGTQVPSTEGQWNMARRLKTECEALGLVDLEISDKCILTGKLPAHLPDGMENTVPSVGFCTHMDTVDVCLSPEIHPQMIHQYDGGDIVLNAEQHIIMKTAEHPELLSFVGQDIIVTDGTSVLGSDNKAAIANVMTALAALTSDDSAYHGDIYVAFVPDEECGLFGSKNMDFSKFPVDFAYTIDSCDVGEVVYETFNAGSAEVIIHGVSAHPMSAKGVLVNPTLLAVDFVNMFDRQETPECTEGKEGYIWCQSIQSNQSTAAVHLNIRDHNKEKYEEKKQRIRDNAAALQAAHPRAKVECRITDTYGNIADAVTADNRKAIDYIYEAMKQLSIEPKTIAMRGGTDGSFISTKGILTPNYFTGGMNFHSRFEFLPVPSLLKSYEMTMTIIRLIYEGK, encoded by the coding sequence ATGATGCATGATACAGGCAGAGAATTAGTAGAACGGTTTTTCCGGTATGTAAGTATTCCATCTCAAAGTCATGACAATGGCGGTACGCAGGTTCCCAGCACGGAAGGGCAGTGGAATATGGCCCGGCGGCTGAAGACTGAGTGTGAAGCCTTAGGCCTGGTTGATTTGGAAATCAGCGATAAATGTATTCTGACAGGAAAGCTTCCGGCTCATTTGCCGGACGGCATGGAAAACACCGTGCCGTCTGTCGGCTTTTGTACGCACATGGATACGGTAGATGTGTGCTTGTCGCCGGAAATTCATCCGCAAATGATTCATCAGTATGATGGCGGCGATATTGTATTGAATGCAGAACAACATATTATCATGAAAACAGCGGAGCATCCGGAGCTGCTTTCTTTTGTCGGACAGGATATTATCGTCACAGACGGAACAAGCGTGCTTGGGTCGGATAATAAAGCGGCCATAGCCAATGTCATGACAGCGCTGGCGGCACTGACATCTGATGATTCAGCATATCACGGTGATATTTATGTTGCCTTTGTCCCTGATGAAGAATGCGGTTTGTTCGGTTCCAAGAATATGGATTTTTCTAAATTCCCCGTCGATTTTGCCTATACCATTGATTCCTGCGATGTTGGCGAAGTCGTATATGAAACCTTTAATGCCGGCAGTGCTGAAGTCATTATTCATGGCGTCAGCGCCCATCCGATGAGTGCAAAGGGCGTTCTTGTCAATCCTACGCTGCTGGCTGTTGATTTTGTCAATATGTTTGACCGGCAGGAAACGCCGGAATGTACAGAAGGCAAAGAAGGCTACATATGGTGCCAGTCCATTCAGTCCAATCAGTCGACTGCTGCTGTGCATCTGAATATACGCGACCATAATAAAGAAAAGTATGAAGAAAAGAAGCAGCGCATCCGGGACAATGCAGCGGCTCTTCAGGCGGCTCATCCCAGGGCAAAGGTCGAATGCCGCATTACGGATACATACGGCAATATTGCCGATGCAGTCACTGCAGACAACCGCAAGGCTATCGACTATATTTATGAAGCCATGAAGCAGCTTTCTATAGAGCCCAAGACGATTGCCATGCGCGGCGGCACAGACGGTTCGTTTATTTCTACCAAAGGTATTCTTACGCCGAATTATTTTACAGGCGGCATGAACTTTCATTCACGGTTTGAATTTCTGCCGGTGCCGTCTCTGCTGAAATCCTATGAGATGACGATGACTATCATCCGTCTGATTTATGAAGGAAAATAA